The Pseudomonas sp. FP2309 genome has a window encoding:
- a CDS encoding terminase small subunit produces the protein MTDPLFLSKSAFAARIGRTPSYITWLKGNNRLVLSPDGKMVDVLATEALILETADPSKVAVAARHQQGRIQRDVYSQLSTQVEPTNTAAPPQPITAKGHDFQKARAMREHNLAQLAEIELHKAQGSLVARDAVELGAYNAGRHLRDQLFGLLPQLSHKVAAMTDPWDIEKHLAATLRKSLEEAERMSSSDLERAMTTS, from the coding sequence ATGACGGATCCACTCTTTCTGTCTAAAAGCGCTTTCGCGGCTCGCATCGGCAGGACGCCGAGCTACATCACTTGGCTCAAAGGTAACAACCGCCTGGTGCTGTCGCCTGACGGCAAGATGGTGGATGTGCTGGCAACCGAAGCGCTGATCCTCGAAACCGCCGACCCCAGCAAGGTCGCCGTTGCTGCTCGACACCAGCAGGGCCGGATCCAGCGTGACGTTTACAGTCAACTGTCCACCCAGGTCGAGCCGACTAACACGGCTGCGCCGCCGCAGCCCATTACCGCCAAGGGTCACGACTTCCAGAAGGCTCGCGCCATGCGCGAACACAACCTGGCGCAACTGGCCGAGATCGAGCTGCACAAGGCGCAGGGCTCGCTGGTTGCCAGGGATGCGGTTGAGCTGGGGGCCTATAACGCGGGGCGCCATCTGCGTGACCAGTTGTTCGGCTTGCTCCCCCAGCTTTCCCACAAGGTGGCAGCCATGACCGATCCCTGGGACATCGAGAAACACCTGGCGGCCACACTTCGTAAATCACTGGAAGAGGCTGAGCGCATGTCCTCGTCCGACCTTGAACGAGCAATGACAACGAGCTGA
- a CDS encoding phage holin family protein, which produces MTNEQQALAEMPIWLVIVLALVGGVSGEMWRADKDGARGWALLRRLALRSGACIACGVTAMMLMIAAGMSIWTAGALGCLTAMAGADVAIGLYERWVAKRLGVSEVSAESNRSE; this is translated from the coding sequence ATGACAAATGAGCAGCAAGCGCTGGCAGAGATGCCGATCTGGTTAGTGATCGTTCTGGCCCTGGTCGGCGGTGTTTCGGGGGAGATGTGGCGAGCCGATAAGGACGGGGCGCGGGGCTGGGCATTGTTACGCCGCCTCGCGTTGCGATCTGGTGCCTGTATTGCCTGCGGTGTGACCGCGATGATGTTGATGATTGCCGCCGGCATGTCGATCTGGACGGCAGGCGCTTTGGGTTGCCTGACCGCGATGGCCGGCGCCGATGTCGCCATCGGCCTTTACGAACGCTGGGTCGCCAAGCGGCTGGGCGTCAGCGAAGTGTCCGCCGAATCGAATCGCTCTGAATAG
- a CDS encoding phage head-tail joining protein, with protein MSFTPKHLEAIERAIARGEKTVRYSDRTVEYRSIDELLKARDEIRTSLTNAAGPRSRVVRLTHGGKGL; from the coding sequence ATGTCGTTTACCCCGAAGCACCTCGAAGCCATCGAGCGCGCCATTGCGCGCGGTGAAAAGACCGTGCGCTACAGCGACCGCACGGTGGAGTACCGCTCCATCGACGAACTGCTCAAGGCGCGCGACGAGATCCGCACGTCGCTGACCAACGCCGCCGGACCGCGCTCTCGCGTGGTTCGGCTCACTCACGGAGGCAAGGGACTCTAA
- a CDS encoding phage terminase large subunit family protein, translating to MTTEFPDGDRAYREAYFRGLRPDPDLWIDEWADEYMRIPRDTGAPEPGQYRTDRTPYAREPMRCLSPAHPCRRVITMVASQLMKTQIALNWMGGLIHMAPSNILALLPSLSLSKRVSGRISKTIKATPELAKRVAASRSRDARNTMDTKEFEGGALYVTTAGSAANLSELSARYIYGDEVDRWENDVGQEGDPIVLAETRATNFGRNAKIYFSSSPTIKGASRIADLFESSDQRYYYVPCPSCGHMQVLEWERLLYSKDYRTVHYQCAAPECDVLIEEHHKTDMLARGEWRAHGSGDGKTVGFHLNALYSPIGWKDWASLAEEFEDAKKAQAKGDMGLMQVFYNTRLAKVWDSAQEQTKAEVLVARARLETYTLGSMPVGVLMLTGAVDVQANRLELMVMGFGVGMERWVVDHQVIWGDPADERTWAVLDEKLKVRYRHPCGVALAILATGVDSGGHHTDEVYQFCRVRRWRNIFAIKGASKPGRPVIAQRPSMVDVTWKGQTERGGAELWFVGTDTAKDWIYNRYAFEDGPGSLHFANDLPDEFFAQCVAERKVARYVKGYKRIEWVKGKAERNEALDLMVYCLSMAHYLGINRYQEHEWERVRQALAQSGLFDDVLGVKPVQGERVDADEIPTPVAARQSLPAPPPAAPVAQPRPAAPPQRRSSTSGYLKRR from the coding sequence ATGACCACGGAATTTCCTGACGGTGACCGTGCGTACCGTGAGGCGTATTTCCGTGGGCTGCGACCCGACCCAGACCTCTGGATCGACGAGTGGGCCGACGAGTACATGCGCATCCCGCGAGATACCGGCGCCCCTGAACCCGGCCAGTACCGCACGGATCGGACGCCGTACGCTCGCGAACCCATGCGCTGCCTGTCACCGGCTCACCCTTGCCGGCGAGTCATCACCATGGTGGCCTCGCAGCTGATGAAAACCCAGATCGCCTTGAACTGGATGGGCGGACTGATCCACATGGCACCGTCCAACATCCTGGCGCTGTTGCCCAGTCTGAGTCTGTCCAAGCGGGTGTCCGGACGGATCAGCAAGACGATCAAGGCGACCCCAGAACTGGCGAAGCGAGTAGCGGCCAGCCGCTCGCGGGATGCCCGCAACACCATGGATACAAAGGAGTTTGAGGGCGGCGCCTTGTACGTCACCACAGCGGGTTCGGCTGCAAACCTTTCCGAATTGTCGGCACGCTACATCTACGGTGATGAGGTCGACCGATGGGAGAATGACGTCGGCCAGGAGGGTGATCCCATCGTGCTGGCAGAGACGCGGGCGACCAACTTCGGGCGCAATGCCAAGATCTACTTTTCTAGCTCGCCGACGATCAAGGGCGCCTCGCGGATCGCGGACCTGTTCGAGTCCAGCGACCAGCGTTACTACTACGTGCCGTGCCCTTCATGCGGGCATATGCAGGTGCTGGAGTGGGAGCGGCTGCTCTATAGCAAGGACTACCGCACGGTTCACTACCAGTGCGCCGCGCCTGAATGTGACGTCCTGATCGAGGAGCATCACAAGACCGACATGCTCGCCCGTGGCGAGTGGCGTGCCCATGGCAGCGGCGATGGCAAGACGGTGGGTTTCCACCTGAATGCCCTCTACTCGCCGATTGGTTGGAAGGACTGGGCCTCGCTTGCCGAGGAGTTCGAAGACGCCAAGAAGGCCCAGGCCAAGGGTGACATGGGCCTGATGCAGGTGTTCTACAACACCCGACTCGCCAAGGTCTGGGACAGCGCGCAAGAGCAGACTAAGGCCGAAGTGCTGGTCGCTCGGGCACGGCTGGAGACCTACACCCTCGGCAGCATGCCGGTGGGCGTGCTGATGCTGACCGGCGCCGTCGACGTCCAGGCCAACCGCCTGGAACTGATGGTGATGGGCTTCGGTGTCGGCATGGAACGGTGGGTGGTCGACCACCAGGTGATCTGGGGCGATCCAGCCGATGAGCGCACTTGGGCTGTGTTGGACGAAAAGCTCAAGGTTCGCTACCGGCATCCCTGCGGTGTCGCGCTGGCGATCCTGGCGACGGGCGTCGACTCTGGCGGTCACCACACCGATGAGGTGTATCAGTTCTGCCGTGTGCGGCGCTGGCGAAACATCTTCGCGATCAAGGGCGCGAGCAAGCCCGGAAGACCGGTGATTGCTCAGCGGCCTTCTATGGTCGACGTGACTTGGAAGGGCCAAACCGAACGCGGCGGAGCCGAGTTGTGGTTTGTCGGTACCGACACTGCCAAGGACTGGATCTACAACCGCTACGCCTTCGAGGACGGCCCTGGCTCGCTGCACTTTGCCAACGACTTGCCGGACGAGTTCTTCGCCCAGTGCGTGGCAGAGCGCAAGGTCGCCCGATACGTCAAAGGCTACAAGCGTATCGAGTGGGTCAAGGGCAAGGCTGAGCGCAACGAGGCGCTCGACCTTATGGTGTATTGCCTGTCGATGGCGCATTACCTCGGTATCAACCGGTACCAGGAACACGAATGGGAACGGGTGCGGCAAGCGCTGGCTCAGTCCGGTTTGTTCGACGATGTGTTGGGTGTCAAGCCCGTGCAGGGCGAGCGCGTTGACGCTGACGAAATACCGACACCAGTAGCGGCGCGTCAGTCGCTACCCGCACCGCCACCTGCTGCACCTGTCGCCCAACCGCGCCCCGCTGCACCCCCTCAACGCCGCAGCTCCACCAGCGGTTACCTGAAGAGACGCTGA